A stretch of Tripterygium wilfordii isolate XIE 37 chromosome 11, ASM1340144v1, whole genome shotgun sequence DNA encodes these proteins:
- the LOC120008923 gene encoding topless-related protein 3-like isoform X1 gives MSSLSRELVFLILQFLEEEKFKESVHKLEKESGFFFNMKYFEDKVQAGEWEEVEKYLSGFTKVDDNRYSMKIFFEIRKQKYLEALDRQDKAKGVEILVNDLKVFSTFNEELYKEITQLLTLSNFRENEQLSKYGDTKTARTIMLIELKKLIEANPLFRDKLVFPTLKSSRLRTLINQSLNWQHQLCKNPRQNPDIKTLFTDHTCTPPNGPLAPTPVNLPVAAVAKPIGYTPLGAHGPFPPTAAAAANAGALAGWMANASASSSVQAAVVTASSIPVPQNQVSSGLKRPRTPPTAPGLVDYQSADHEQLMKRLRPAQSVEEVTYPTPRQQASWSLEDLPRTVALTLHQGSTVMSMDFHPSQSTSLLVGSANGEITLWELILKERMVSKPFKIWDMATCSLPFQTSFVKDAPISVSRVAWSPDGNFVGAAFTKHLVHIYGYAGSRDLRQHLEIDAHVGSVNDLAFAHPNKTLCVVTCGDDKLIKVWDLAGRKLHHFEGHEAPVYSICPHHKESIQFIFSTAIDGKIKAWLYDNMGSRVDYDAPGHWCTTMLYSADGSRLFSCGTSKEGDSFLVEWNESEGAIKRTYTGFRKKSVRAGVVQFDTTQNHFLAAGEDSQIKFWDMENTNVLTSIDAEGGLPPLPRLKFNKDGSILAVSTADNGFKVLANNSGLRIIRSVDMPPAYEALRMPIESSVMKVSGTSAVPNASPVNCKVERSSPVRPSPIMNGVDSMGRSMEKPITMDEVIDKSKPWLLAEIVDPGQCRMVSLPDSTDTSGKVVRLLYTNSGVGILALVSNGVQKLWKWSRNEQNPTGKATASVVPHHWQPNSGLQMTNDIIGVNLEEAVPCIALSKNDSYVMSATGGKVSLFNMMTFKVMTTFMPPPPASTFLAFHPQDNNIIAIGMEDSTIHIYNVRVDEVKSKLKGHQKRITGLAFSTNLNILVSSGADAQLCIWSIDTWEKRKSVTIQIPAGKAPSGDTRVQFHSDQIRMLVVHETQLAIYDASKMERIRQWIPQDVLSAPISYAAYSCNSQLVFATFVDGNIGVFDADSLKLRCRISASSYMSQSVLNGSQSVYPLVVAVHPSEPNQLAVGLTDGSVKVMEPTESEGKWGSTPPADNGMLNSRTTSSSTTSNHTPDQLQR, from the exons ATGTCTTCCCTCAGTAGAGAATTGGTATTTCTCATCCTTCAATTCCTGGAGGAAGAGAAATTCAAGGAGTCTGTTCATAA GCTTGAGAAAGAGTCCGGATTTTTCTTCAACATGAAGTACTTTGAAGATAAAGTCCAAGCTGGAGAATGGGAAGAAGTTGAAAAGTATTTGTCAGGATTTACCAAAGTTGATGACAATAGATACTCCATGAAGATATTCTTTGAAATCAGAAAGCAGAAGTATCTTGAAGCACTTGATCG GCAAGATAAGGCAAAGGGTGTTGAGATACTGGTGAATGATTTGAAAGTCTTCTCTACATTTAATGAGGAACTGTACAAAGAGATTACACAGCTTTTGACTCTCAGCAACTTCAG GGAAAATGAACAGCTGTCCAAGTATGGTGACACGAAAACTGCTCGTACAATAATGTTGATAGAGCTGAAAAAGCTCATAGAAGCTAATCCCCTTTTCCGCGATAAGCTTGTTTTCCCTACTCTAAAATCATCAAGATTGCGAACTCTAATAAATCAAAG TTTGAATTGGCAGCACCAGCTATGCAAGAACCCCAGGCAAAATCCAGACATCAAGACTTTGTTCACAGATCATACATGTACACCTCCAAATGGTCCTCTTGCCCCGACACCAGTCAATCTTCCCGTTGCTGCTGTTGCTAAGCCAATTGGTTATACACCACTTGGAGCTCATGGG CCATTCCCACCTACTGCTGCAGCAGCAGCTAATGCTGGTGCTTTAGCCGGTTGGATGGCCAATGCTTCTGCTTCGTCATCCGTTCAAGCAGCTGTTGTTACTGCATCGTCAATACCTGTTCCACAAAATCAAG TTTCATCAGGTTTGAAACGTCCAAGAACTCCTCCAACAGCTCCAGGTCTGGTTGATTATCAGAGTGCTGATCATGAACAACTAATGAAACGACTTCGGCCTGCCCAGTCTGTTGAGGAG GTGACATATCCAACACCTCGACAGCAAGCCTCTTGGTCATTGGAGGACCTGCCAAGAACAGTAGCTTTGACGTTGCATCAAGGATCCACAGTGATGAGCATGGATTTTCATCCTTCTCAGTCCACATCACTACTCG TCGGTTCTGCTAATGGCGAGATTACACTGTGGGAACTTATACTGAAGGAGAGGATGGTCTCTAAGCCGTTCAAGATTTGGGACATGGCCACATGTTCATTGCCATTTCAG ACTTCTTTTGTCAAAGATGCACCAATATCTGTCAGCCGTGTGGCATGGAGTCCAGATGGAAATTTTGTGG GTGCTGCATTTACTAAACATTTGGTCCACATATATGGTTATGCTGGATCCCGTGATCTACGCCAGCATTTAGAG ATTGATGCCCATGTTGGTAGTGTGAATGACTTGGCTTTTGCTCATCCAAATAAAACACTCTGTGTGGTCACCTGTGGAGATGACAAGTTGATAAAG GTGTGGGATTTAGCTGGACGAAAGTTACATCACTTTGAAGGTCATGAGGCACCGGTTTATTCTATCTGTCCTCACCACAAAGAGAGCATTCAG TTCATATTTTCAACTGCTATTGATGGGAAAATAAAAGCGTGGCTATATGACAACATGGGTTCTAGAGTTGACTATGATGCTCCTGGACACTGGTGCACAACAATGCTTTACAGTGCTGATGGAAGCAG GTTGTTCTCTTGTGGGACGAGTAAGGAGGGGGACTCTTTTCTTGTTGAATGGAATGAAAGTGAAGGCGCAATAAAGAGGACCTATACTGGGTTTAGGAAGAAATCAGTGAGAGCAGGTGTTGTACAGTTCGACACGACCCAAAATCACTTTTTGGCTGCAGGTGAAGATAGCCAAATAAAGTTTTGGGATATGGAAAATACCAATGTTCTGACAAGCATAGATGCGGAGGGTGGACTCCCG CCACTTCCCCGCTTGAAGTTTAACAAGGACGGAAGTATTCTTGCTGTTTCAACAGCAGACAATGGATTCAAAGTACTTGCGAACAATTCTGGTCTTAGAATTATAAGATCGGTGGATATGCCCCCGGCTTATGAAGCACTAAGAATGCCCATTGAATCTTCTGTCATGAAG GTTTCAGGCACTTCTGCTGTTCCAAATGCCAGTCCAGTCAATTGTAAAGTGGAGAGGAGTTCCCCTGTTAGGCCTTCTCCAATTATG AATGGTGTTGACTCAATGGGTAGAAGCATGGAAAAGCCAATAACGATGGATGAAGTGATTGATAAATCGAAGCCTTGGCTGCTGGCTGAAATTGTAGATCCCGGCCAGTGCAGAATGGTTAGCTTGCCTGACAGCACTGATACTTCTGGCAAG GTTGTTCGACTTCTATATACAAACTCTGGAGTTGGCATTTTGGCACTTGTATCTAATGGAGTTCAGAAGCTGTGGAAGTGGTCTCGCAATGAGCAAAATCCAACTGGGAAG GCCACTGCAAGTGTCGTACCACACCATTGGCAACCAAACAGTGGTCTTCAAATGACCAATGACATCATAGGTGTCAACCTTGAAGAAGCAGTCCCGTGCATCGCACTCTCTAAGAATGACTCATACGTCATGTCAGCCACTGGTGGAAAAGTCTCATTGTTTAACATGATGACCTTCAAG GTAATGACAACATTCATGCCGCCTCCCCCTGCTTCAACCTTCTTAGCATTCCACCCGCAGGATAATAACATTATCGCTATTGGAATGGAGGATTCTACCATTCACATATACAATGTCAGAGTGGATGAG GTGAAGTCAAAATTGAAAGGCCACCAGAAGCGAATAACTGGTTTAGCCTTCTCCACCAATCTtaacatcttagtttcatctGGTGCCGATGCTCAA CTTTGCATTTGGAGTATCGATACATGGGAGAAAAGGAAGTCTGTAACAATTCAAATTCCAGCAGGTAAGGCGCCAAGTGGAGATACACGTGTGCAGTTCCATTCTGATCAGATCCGCATGCTAGTGGTTCATGAGACCCAATTAGCTATATATGATGCCTCCAAGATGGAACGAATTCGGCAG TGGATCCCACAAGATGTATTGTCTGCTCCCATATCTTACGCAGCGTACTCTTGCAATAGCCAACTAGTCTTTGCTACGTTTGTTGATGGTAACATTGGGGTTTTTGATGCTGATAGCCTGAAACTCAGATGCCGCATTTCTGCATCATCATACATGTCTCAGTCAGTCTTGAATGG GAGTCAATCTGTGTACCCACTTGTTGTTGCTGTTCACCCTTCGGAGCCCAACCAATTGGCAGTTGGGTTAACAGATGGGTCTGTTAAAGTTATGGAACCGACAGAATCAGAAGGGAAGTGGGGGTCGACTCCACCGGCTGATAATGGGATGTTAAACAGTAGAACGACGTCGTCGTCCACCACAAGCAACCACACACCAGATCAGTTGCAAAGATGA
- the LOC120008923 gene encoding topless-related protein 3-like isoform X2 produces MSSLSRELVFLILQFLEEEKFKESVHKLEKESGFFFNMKYFEDKVQAGEWEEVEKYLSGFTKVDDNRYSMKIFFEIRKQKYLEALDRQDKAKGVEILVNDLKVFSTFNEELYKEITQLLTLSNFRENEQLSKYGDTKTARTIMLIELKKLIEANPLFRDKLVFPTLKSSRLRTLINQSLNWQHQLCKNPRQNPDIKTLFTDHTCTPPNGPLAPTPVNLPVAAVAKPIGYTPLGAHGPFPPTAAAAANAGALAGWMANASASSSVQAAVVTASSIPVPQNQGLKRPRTPPTAPGLVDYQSADHEQLMKRLRPAQSVEEVTYPTPRQQASWSLEDLPRTVALTLHQGSTVMSMDFHPSQSTSLLVGSANGEITLWELILKERMVSKPFKIWDMATCSLPFQTSFVKDAPISVSRVAWSPDGNFVGAAFTKHLVHIYGYAGSRDLRQHLEIDAHVGSVNDLAFAHPNKTLCVVTCGDDKLIKVWDLAGRKLHHFEGHEAPVYSICPHHKESIQFIFSTAIDGKIKAWLYDNMGSRVDYDAPGHWCTTMLYSADGSRLFSCGTSKEGDSFLVEWNESEGAIKRTYTGFRKKSVRAGVVQFDTTQNHFLAAGEDSQIKFWDMENTNVLTSIDAEGGLPPLPRLKFNKDGSILAVSTADNGFKVLANNSGLRIIRSVDMPPAYEALRMPIESSVMKVSGTSAVPNASPVNCKVERSSPVRPSPIMNGVDSMGRSMEKPITMDEVIDKSKPWLLAEIVDPGQCRMVSLPDSTDTSGKVVRLLYTNSGVGILALVSNGVQKLWKWSRNEQNPTGKATASVVPHHWQPNSGLQMTNDIIGVNLEEAVPCIALSKNDSYVMSATGGKVSLFNMMTFKVMTTFMPPPPASTFLAFHPQDNNIIAIGMEDSTIHIYNVRVDEVKSKLKGHQKRITGLAFSTNLNILVSSGADAQLCIWSIDTWEKRKSVTIQIPAGKAPSGDTRVQFHSDQIRMLVVHETQLAIYDASKMERIRQWIPQDVLSAPISYAAYSCNSQLVFATFVDGNIGVFDADSLKLRCRISASSYMSQSVLNGSQSVYPLVVAVHPSEPNQLAVGLTDGSVKVMEPTESEGKWGSTPPADNGMLNSRTTSSSTTSNHTPDQLQR; encoded by the exons ATGTCTTCCCTCAGTAGAGAATTGGTATTTCTCATCCTTCAATTCCTGGAGGAAGAGAAATTCAAGGAGTCTGTTCATAA GCTTGAGAAAGAGTCCGGATTTTTCTTCAACATGAAGTACTTTGAAGATAAAGTCCAAGCTGGAGAATGGGAAGAAGTTGAAAAGTATTTGTCAGGATTTACCAAAGTTGATGACAATAGATACTCCATGAAGATATTCTTTGAAATCAGAAAGCAGAAGTATCTTGAAGCACTTGATCG GCAAGATAAGGCAAAGGGTGTTGAGATACTGGTGAATGATTTGAAAGTCTTCTCTACATTTAATGAGGAACTGTACAAAGAGATTACACAGCTTTTGACTCTCAGCAACTTCAG GGAAAATGAACAGCTGTCCAAGTATGGTGACACGAAAACTGCTCGTACAATAATGTTGATAGAGCTGAAAAAGCTCATAGAAGCTAATCCCCTTTTCCGCGATAAGCTTGTTTTCCCTACTCTAAAATCATCAAGATTGCGAACTCTAATAAATCAAAG TTTGAATTGGCAGCACCAGCTATGCAAGAACCCCAGGCAAAATCCAGACATCAAGACTTTGTTCACAGATCATACATGTACACCTCCAAATGGTCCTCTTGCCCCGACACCAGTCAATCTTCCCGTTGCTGCTGTTGCTAAGCCAATTGGTTATACACCACTTGGAGCTCATGGG CCATTCCCACCTACTGCTGCAGCAGCAGCTAATGCTGGTGCTTTAGCCGGTTGGATGGCCAATGCTTCTGCTTCGTCATCCGTTCAAGCAGCTGTTGTTACTGCATCGTCAATACCTGTTCCACAAAATCAAG GTTTGAAACGTCCAAGAACTCCTCCAACAGCTCCAGGTCTGGTTGATTATCAGAGTGCTGATCATGAACAACTAATGAAACGACTTCGGCCTGCCCAGTCTGTTGAGGAG GTGACATATCCAACACCTCGACAGCAAGCCTCTTGGTCATTGGAGGACCTGCCAAGAACAGTAGCTTTGACGTTGCATCAAGGATCCACAGTGATGAGCATGGATTTTCATCCTTCTCAGTCCACATCACTACTCG TCGGTTCTGCTAATGGCGAGATTACACTGTGGGAACTTATACTGAAGGAGAGGATGGTCTCTAAGCCGTTCAAGATTTGGGACATGGCCACATGTTCATTGCCATTTCAG ACTTCTTTTGTCAAAGATGCACCAATATCTGTCAGCCGTGTGGCATGGAGTCCAGATGGAAATTTTGTGG GTGCTGCATTTACTAAACATTTGGTCCACATATATGGTTATGCTGGATCCCGTGATCTACGCCAGCATTTAGAG ATTGATGCCCATGTTGGTAGTGTGAATGACTTGGCTTTTGCTCATCCAAATAAAACACTCTGTGTGGTCACCTGTGGAGATGACAAGTTGATAAAG GTGTGGGATTTAGCTGGACGAAAGTTACATCACTTTGAAGGTCATGAGGCACCGGTTTATTCTATCTGTCCTCACCACAAAGAGAGCATTCAG TTCATATTTTCAACTGCTATTGATGGGAAAATAAAAGCGTGGCTATATGACAACATGGGTTCTAGAGTTGACTATGATGCTCCTGGACACTGGTGCACAACAATGCTTTACAGTGCTGATGGAAGCAG GTTGTTCTCTTGTGGGACGAGTAAGGAGGGGGACTCTTTTCTTGTTGAATGGAATGAAAGTGAAGGCGCAATAAAGAGGACCTATACTGGGTTTAGGAAGAAATCAGTGAGAGCAGGTGTTGTACAGTTCGACACGACCCAAAATCACTTTTTGGCTGCAGGTGAAGATAGCCAAATAAAGTTTTGGGATATGGAAAATACCAATGTTCTGACAAGCATAGATGCGGAGGGTGGACTCCCG CCACTTCCCCGCTTGAAGTTTAACAAGGACGGAAGTATTCTTGCTGTTTCAACAGCAGACAATGGATTCAAAGTACTTGCGAACAATTCTGGTCTTAGAATTATAAGATCGGTGGATATGCCCCCGGCTTATGAAGCACTAAGAATGCCCATTGAATCTTCTGTCATGAAG GTTTCAGGCACTTCTGCTGTTCCAAATGCCAGTCCAGTCAATTGTAAAGTGGAGAGGAGTTCCCCTGTTAGGCCTTCTCCAATTATG AATGGTGTTGACTCAATGGGTAGAAGCATGGAAAAGCCAATAACGATGGATGAAGTGATTGATAAATCGAAGCCTTGGCTGCTGGCTGAAATTGTAGATCCCGGCCAGTGCAGAATGGTTAGCTTGCCTGACAGCACTGATACTTCTGGCAAG GTTGTTCGACTTCTATATACAAACTCTGGAGTTGGCATTTTGGCACTTGTATCTAATGGAGTTCAGAAGCTGTGGAAGTGGTCTCGCAATGAGCAAAATCCAACTGGGAAG GCCACTGCAAGTGTCGTACCACACCATTGGCAACCAAACAGTGGTCTTCAAATGACCAATGACATCATAGGTGTCAACCTTGAAGAAGCAGTCCCGTGCATCGCACTCTCTAAGAATGACTCATACGTCATGTCAGCCACTGGTGGAAAAGTCTCATTGTTTAACATGATGACCTTCAAG GTAATGACAACATTCATGCCGCCTCCCCCTGCTTCAACCTTCTTAGCATTCCACCCGCAGGATAATAACATTATCGCTATTGGAATGGAGGATTCTACCATTCACATATACAATGTCAGAGTGGATGAG GTGAAGTCAAAATTGAAAGGCCACCAGAAGCGAATAACTGGTTTAGCCTTCTCCACCAATCTtaacatcttagtttcatctGGTGCCGATGCTCAA CTTTGCATTTGGAGTATCGATACATGGGAGAAAAGGAAGTCTGTAACAATTCAAATTCCAGCAGGTAAGGCGCCAAGTGGAGATACACGTGTGCAGTTCCATTCTGATCAGATCCGCATGCTAGTGGTTCATGAGACCCAATTAGCTATATATGATGCCTCCAAGATGGAACGAATTCGGCAG TGGATCCCACAAGATGTATTGTCTGCTCCCATATCTTACGCAGCGTACTCTTGCAATAGCCAACTAGTCTTTGCTACGTTTGTTGATGGTAACATTGGGGTTTTTGATGCTGATAGCCTGAAACTCAGATGCCGCATTTCTGCATCATCATACATGTCTCAGTCAGTCTTGAATGG GAGTCAATCTGTGTACCCACTTGTTGTTGCTGTTCACCCTTCGGAGCCCAACCAATTGGCAGTTGGGTTAACAGATGGGTCTGTTAAAGTTATGGAACCGACAGAATCAGAAGGGAAGTGGGGGTCGACTCCACCGGCTGATAATGGGATGTTAAACAGTAGAACGACGTCGTCGTCCACCACAAGCAACCACACACCAGATCAGTTGCAAAGATGA